From the Actinomycetota bacterium genome, the window CGGTCGAGCATGCCAAAGCGCTCGTCGACGCCGTGCACAGGTTGAGCAGGAGGTAGGGATAAAGCGGGTACTCGCTCAGGGCTTTAGCCTGATATTCCCTCGCCTTGAGGGTGAGAGGGTCACCCGACAACCAGTGACCGCCCGGAAGGAGCGTTAGCTTTGTCTTCAGAAATAACGACGTCTCACAACGAGACTATCGGTGTCATGCTCATGGCCTTCGGCGGCCCCGATTCGCTCGATGCCGTCGAGCCGTTCATGGACCGGCTCATGAAGGGGAGAAAGCCGACACCCGAAATAATCGAGCGCGCCAAGAATAAATACCGGCTCATAGGCGGCAAATCACCGCTGCCGGCCATCACGCAAAGACAAGCCGACGCGCTCGAAGCTGTGCTCAATGAGACCTGCGCGGGCGCGCGCAGGTTCAAAACCTATGTCGGGATGCGCTACTGGCGCCCGTTTATCGAAGAGACAATCGAGAAAATGGCGGACGCCGGCATAAAGCGGGCATTCGCTATCAGTATGTCGCCCCACCACTCGCGGGTCAGCACGGGCGCTTATGCCGAGGAGATCGAGAGGGTGGTCGGCGAGCGCGGGTTGGACATAACGATAGAAATGCTTGAGGGTATCTACAAACACCCGGCTTTTATCGATGCGATTGCCGAGAAAGTCACGGCCGCGATAGAGAGGTTTCCCGAAGATAGGCGCATGGGGGTCAAAATCGTTTTCAGCGCGCATGCTCTTCCGATGTCGTATATCGAAGCGGGCGACCCTTATGTCGATGAGATAAAGATTACCATTGATGAAGTCTTAAAGAAGATAGCCCCGCATTCCTGGCGTATCGCTTATCAGAGTAAGGGCAACATTCCCGGTGCGTGGTTGGGCCCCACAGTCGAGGAGGTCTACGAGGACATCGTCGAGGAGCGGTGCGCCGATGTGCTTATCGTTCCCGTCGGTTTCGCGGCGGATCACGTCGAAACGCTCTGGGACTTGGATATCCACCACAAACGCCAAGCGGAAGAGCTGGGGCTCGCTTACGAACGAGCCGAAGCGCTCAACGACTCGCCCAGGTTTATGGAAGCGCTCGCGGATATGGTATGCGCTGCCCTAAACCGCGAAGAGACCGGACCCGCACACTAACGGCGGTTAGCCTATAATGAGGTGTTAATTTTGAAAAAAACGGCCATAATCGGAGGCGGAATAACCGGTCTTTCGGCGGCTTTGACAATCGAGAACGCGCGCAAAGAAGGCGCCGATGTCGATTATATCGTCCTCGAGAAGAGCCTTCGGCTCGGGGGTAAAATCCGCACCGAGCGGACGAAAGAAGGCTTTGTGGTCGAAGGCGGCCCCGATTGCTTTGTCTCGACCAAGCCGTGGGTCTTCGAACTGTGCCGGAAACTCGATTGCGAAGATACCCTCATCGGCAGCAACGATGAGCTTAAGAAGACCTTCATTCTCGTAAAAAACAAGATGCGCGAGATGCCCGACGGCATAATGATCATGGTTCCGACAAAAATAATGCCGTTTTTGACGACCGACCTTTTCTCCTGGCCGGGTAAAATCCGCATGGCCATGGACTGGTTTATCCCGAAGAAAAAAGTGGCGGGCGATGAGACCCTGGCGAGTTTCGTGGACCGTCGTCTCGGACGCGAAGCGCTCGACAGAATCGCCGAGCCGCTGGTAGCCGGGATACACGCCGGGGACCCCGAGACTATGAGCCTGGCAGCGACCTTTCCCAATCTTCTCGATATGGAGCAGAAATACGGCAGCCTTATCAAGGGGATGCTGGCCGCGATGAAAGCGCGGCAGGGAGGTGCGTCGCATGGAGTCGCCGCTGCGAAACCGAAAGGTCCCCCGCGAACGTTTTTCATGTCGTTCAAGCGCGGCATGCTCGACCTCGTAGAGGAGGTCTTGAGCGCGCTCGATAAAGAGAAAATCATGCTGGAAGCCTCGGTCGACCGGATAACGCAGGCTAGGCACGACGATGGGAATACGCAATATCGTCTACACCTAGCGTCGGGCTCGACAATCGATGTCGACGCCGTTATCATAACGTCCCCGTCTAACGTCGCCGCGGACATCATCGACGAACTCGACGGCTCGCTCGCCGGCGCTCTCCGCGAAATTCCGATGGTATCGTCGGCCACCGTCTCGCTCGCGTTCCGCAGAAAGGACGTCAAGCACGACTTCAAGGGCTTCGGGTTTATCGTGCCGATGTCCGAGGGCCGCAAAATCATGGCCTGTACGTGGAGTTCGAGTAAATGGGGCGGACGCGTGCCCGACGATGAGCATGTCCTAGTGCGTGTCTTTGTCGGCGGCGCGCGCAACCAGCATCTCGCCGCTGTTCCCGATGACGAGATGCGGGCCATGGTAAAATCCGAATTAAAGGACTTGATCGGTATCGACGCGGAGCCGGTCGATACGTGGATATTCAGGTGGCCGGGAGGGATGCCGCAATACACCATGGGCCATCTCGACAGGGTCGCCAAAATCGACGAACTCGTCGCCAAACACCCCGGCTTATATGTCGCGGGCGGTTCATATCGCGGGGTCGGCGTGCCCGATTGTATAAACTCGGGCGCTAAAGCCGCGGAATCCGCCATGGCGCATATATAATCACCTCATCAGGCGAGTTCTTTGCCGGTTCGTTTCATGTTATTATGTTAACAATCGTGTCCGGCATTTTGCCCGGCTTACCGACGTTGGTTTCTATACGGGGGCAGGTTGGCGTCTGATGAAGACAGCAGACTCAAATGGCGTGGCGACAAATAATATGCTCGTTAGAGGCTATACCGTTCAGGTTATCGCTGCCGCAGCCGTTCTCGCGGGGCTCTACGCATCGAGCCTCTACAACTACCTTCTCTTCCACAGCCTAGTCGAGTTGTTCAGCGTTGTAATAGCGGCGGGCATTTTCATGGTAGCCTGGAATTCCCGCAAATTCATAGAAAACGACTACCTGCTCCTGCTGGGCATCGCGTATCTATTCGTCGGCGGAGTCGATCTAATCCACACGCTCGCATACAAGGGGATGAACATTTTTCCGGGTTTTGACGCCAATCTGCCGACCCAGCTCTGGATACTGGCGCGATATATGCAGAGTGTCTCGCTTCTGCTCGCACCCGTCTTTCTCGTCCGGAAGCTCAATTACCGTGTCGCCGCAATCGCTTATGCGGGGGTGTCCGTTCTGGCGCTTCTCGCTATTTTCGAGTGGGGCATATTCCCCGATGCGTTTATTGAAGGAACCGGTCTGACAACTTTTAAAGTCGCGAGCGAATACATCATCTCAACGATATTGCTCGTCTCGCTCTATCTGCTCTACAAACGCAAGGCGTTTTTTGACGCCGGGGTTTTGCGTCTCCTTGCGGCGTCGATTCTCGTCACCGTCGCGTCCGAGATGGCGTTTACGCTCTACACCGACCCCTACGGGTTCTCCAATCTGACCGGGCATTTCCTTAAGATAGTCGCGTTCTACCTCGTTTACAGAGCGCTCATCGAGACCGGCCTGGCGCGCCCGTATAGCCTTCTCTTCAGGAATCTTAAGCTGAGCGAGGAGGCTTTGCGCGAGAGCGAAGATAAATATCGCAACCTCTTCACAAGCATGAACGAGGGGGCGATTCTTCACGAGGTCATCTATGACAAAGACGGCCGCGCCGTCGATTATCTTATTAAAGACGTCAATCCAAGGTTCGAATCTATTCTGGGCATTAAGCCGGCGGACGCCGAGGGCAAGAGGGCGACCGCGCTGTACGGCACCGACGAGGCGCCATATCTCGATGTCTATGCGAAGGTCGCCGAGACCGGGGAGCCGGTCCAGTTCGAGACCTATTTTTCACCGATGGACAAGCACTTCAGCATATCGGTCTTCTCCCCGGCCGCCGGCCAATTCGCGACCATCTTTACGGATATTACGGCGCGCAAGCGGGCTGAAGACGAGATACGCTTGCTGACCAACCGGATGCGCTTGCTGCTCGAATCGACCGATGAGGGTATCTATGGAATCGACCTCGAGGGCAGGTGCACCTTCTGTAATCTGGCGGCGGCGGAGATGCTCGGCTATGAGCCCGAAGAGGTTTTAGGTCGCAAGATGCACGAGCTTATGCGCCACAGCAAGAGCGATGGCTCCCCGTACCCGGTCGAAGAGTGCCCCGTGTACAACGCGGCGCGCACCGGGCACGGCGCACGCGTCGATGATGAGGTCTTTTGGCGCAAAGACGGCGGCGCGTTTTCCGTGGAGTACTCATCGTACCCGATCTTTGAGGATACCGCTATCAGCGGAGCGGTTGTGACCTTCATCGATATCACCGAGCGGAAACAGGCGCAAGAGTTAAGCGACGCTCTCAACAATATCAAC encodes:
- a CDS encoding ferrochelatase, which encodes MSSEITTSHNETIGVMLMAFGGPDSLDAVEPFMDRLMKGRKPTPEIIERAKNKYRLIGGKSPLPAITQRQADALEAVLNETCAGARRFKTYVGMRYWRPFIEETIEKMADAGIKRAFAISMSPHHSRVSTGAYAEEIERVVGERGLDITIEMLEGIYKHPAFIDAIAEKVTAAIERFPEDRRMGVKIVFSAHALPMSYIEAGDPYVDEIKITIDEVLKKIAPHSWRIAYQSKGNIPGAWLGPTVEEVYEDIVEERCADVLIVPVGFAADHVETLWDLDIHHKRQAEELGLAYERAEALNDSPRFMEALADMVCAALNREETGPAH
- the hemG gene encoding protoporphyrinogen oxidase is translated as MKKTAIIGGGITGLSAALTIENARKEGADVDYIVLEKSLRLGGKIRTERTKEGFVVEGGPDCFVSTKPWVFELCRKLDCEDTLIGSNDELKKTFILVKNKMREMPDGIMIMVPTKIMPFLTTDLFSWPGKIRMAMDWFIPKKKVAGDETLASFVDRRLGREALDRIAEPLVAGIHAGDPETMSLAATFPNLLDMEQKYGSLIKGMLAAMKARQGGASHGVAAAKPKGPPRTFFMSFKRGMLDLVEEVLSALDKEKIMLEASVDRITQARHDDGNTQYRLHLASGSTIDVDAVIITSPSNVAADIIDELDGSLAGALREIPMVSSATVSLAFRRKDVKHDFKGFGFIVPMSEGRKIMACTWSSSKWGGRVPDDEHVLVRVFVGGARNQHLAAVPDDEMRAMVKSELKDLIGIDAEPVDTWIFRWPGGMPQYTMGHLDRVAKIDELVAKHPGLYVAGGSYRGVGVPDCINSGAKAAESAMAHI
- a CDS encoding SpoIIE family protein phosphatase, which produces MKTADSNGVATNNMLVRGYTVQVIAAAAVLAGLYASSLYNYLLFHSLVELFSVVIAAGIFMVAWNSRKFIENDYLLLLGIAYLFVGGVDLIHTLAYKGMNIFPGFDANLPTQLWILARYMQSVSLLLAPVFLVRKLNYRVAAIAYAGVSVLALLAIFEWGIFPDAFIEGTGLTTFKVASEYIISTILLVSLYLLYKRKAFFDAGVLRLLAASILVTVASEMAFTLYTDPYGFSNLTGHFLKIVAFYLVYRALIETGLARPYSLLFRNLKLSEEALRESEDKYRNLFTSMNEGAILHEVIYDKDGRAVDYLIKDVNPRFESILGIKPADAEGKRATALYGTDEAPYLDVYAKVAETGEPVQFETYFSPMDKHFSISVFSPAAGQFATIFTDITARKRAEDEIRLLTNRMRLLLESTDEGIYGIDLEGRCTFCNLAAAEMLGYEPEEVLGRKMHELMRHSKSDGSPYPVEECPVYNAARTGHGARVDDEVFWRKDGGAFSVEYSSYPIFEDTAISGAVVTFIDITERKQAQELSDALNNINAAINSTLDFDEIMERVVVESAKAVGAETAAVVLREDDGWVARYVFGLEPEMVGARLTDEECPHAMLAVSRRAPVAIDDAYNDERVNRRVMENLNIRSVLVSPLLVRDEAIGALFFNYHSGVVHFSEAQVDFANKLSASVLLALENSRLYEAERKIADTLQTAILTVPREIAGVDFGYMYRSATEIARIGGDFYDIFELGESLIGFVVGDVSGKGLAAATTTSVVKSTIRAFAYRDPDPRHVLTQTNHAIERQMKEGQFVTAVYGIINTSTGEVAMASAGHPDPFLCTMRGCFKEVARRNPPLGVFTDVEYSEFTAKLCLGDTLVLYTDGLVEARHGSEFFGDERAGIVLDTVYAAPTGDMVEALLAAASEFSKHKLTDDIAVVAIRYVRGDACDDSGADAGGG